Below is a genomic region from Hevea brasiliensis isolate MT/VB/25A 57/8 chromosome 3, ASM3005281v1, whole genome shotgun sequence.
atTCTAATTTTTACAAAGACCTCAAATTAGgaaaattcttataattcttgTAAGCaccgagtatatatatatattcaactaattaaaaattaataaattatttttttaaatagattTTATCAGATAAAATCAAAAtgattatatataatattttatatttagattGATTAGGTCTAATCAGTACTTAATTTTATTAGATGAGACTTGAGATTTTTTTTACGGTGTGGTAATCTAGAGTACCACGTCATCAGTACTCGGTAGCGTTAAAAAAACTTAtgacaaataaaaaatttattttttttcgagCATGTGAACCCATCAGActataaatatcatttaattttaaaattttaaaatataaatatttttaaaatgacTCTAATTTTTAAGAAgagagttattttttattttttaaaatttaataattatattaaaatataaatatatttatatatttataaaataaatatatattattaatttaatattataattaaataataaaaaatatttttataaaaaatatttttcacacgtaaattattttttttaaagaaacatatataaattatattttataaaaaatattttactagaaaatattttttatattaaaaaattagtttataaaaaatatttttttagtaaaaaaaattaagtcatttaaaaaaaataactttatttaaaaaaaaaagaatattttttattttttaaattttaataattttattaaaatataaatacccTTAtacttatataaaataaatatatattattaatttaatattataattaaataataaaaaaaattttttataaaaaatatttcatataaatattatttttcatgaaataaataaaattttatgtgtacttttttatttttaactaaaTAAATCTAAAACTCTAAATTGATTCTAATTTCTACAAAGAGCTCGAATTAaaaagtaataaattttgatcaaattaaataaattattaaagtttttaaacttttaaaataatcgttttttttattttaaacgttttaaaataactcaaaaaaattttaaaattttaacacagttaaatttaattaaaaaaactaaaaaaaagcaTTTAAACCCTTAAGAAATAATTTGATATTCATTTAAGTCAGTAgaacaaataaatttaatttaaaattttaataattaagtttacaaatgaattattttaattaatattgttaataaataaataataaaaataattttatcaaatctgtaaaaataaattaaatattattaaaaattttataaatatttaaatttaaatttattaaaaaagtaTAAAGAAATTTTTTAGCAAACACTAAAAAAATTaagatttcctttttttttttctcatcaacCAAACACTAAATTTTAATCTCAAAAtctccttaattttttttaaataccattaaaaatatatgaatattattCTATAGGTAAGATAAATAACAAAAGTCATaaagttatatttaaaatttaaactatAAGAAATAGGtttaaattttcttataaaagctaattataaaaattgttttagattttcttttttttttttctcaataatACTATAGTTTAAATCCACtatatatgtaaaaaaaaatattaaatttaaatttatgtatatttttatggcttttgttatttattttaaatgtaaaataatatttttatttctttaatgattgtttaaaatttttttaaggaaATCTTGTGGCTAAAGTTTACTATTTGGATGATGAGAAAAGAAAGTAAAATGTAAATTCTTTTTAGTATTGTATTGaagtaaatgattttttttatacttttccaataaatttaaatttacatatttacaaattttttgataatttatttatttattttataagaacttttttatttattaataatattaattaacataatttatttataaacttaattattaaaatttaaaattaaatttatttatttaatgagaCTTAAATGACAATCAGATTATTTTTTAAGAGCTTAAATatcttttttgtttttaattttttagggAAAACTTATTGATATTAAAGTTTTGGACTTTTTACATTATTTTCAAGGGTTTAAGgggttaaataattattttaaaaagttcAAGAGTTTAAGTGACGCACTTAATTTGATCAAGGCTTAAGTGATTATTAGCTTATTTCTTAAAGGCTTAAAATAACTTTTGCCAAGCAAAAatattattatgtacttgttgttACTGACATAATTTGCAccttaatgataaaaaaaaaaattaaacattctCAGCTTTTTATATGTTAATTATAGTAAGATCactaattttgatttaaattaattaaaattaaaattttattatttataataaaattaatatttaatttgtttaatataataaaaaatttcctTCTCTcttctgcattttttttttttttggaaaatgcAGCATTGCAATAAAACATGGCCCAATGGGCAAAGATACAAAGGTCCAGTAAAAAGAACAAGATAACAAACCAAGTCCAGCGAAAAACCCAAAGCCCTATTCTAGCCAAACCCACAAAACAAAACCCAACCCAGATAATAAACCCTAGGAGTCCTACTCAAGCAAAACACCTAACCCTTTCCAGAGCCGCCGCTTAAGATTGTTACTGGAGATGGAACCTATACAAAGCCACCATTTTGGCTGTTACCGAATATGGAATGAAGTAGTAAGCTGACACCATGACACTACCTCAGCAAGTAGGATAACACCTGCTGATCAAAAGTATTATCTTGGACATCAAACTAACTAGGTACGAGACCATTGGAGAGGCACCACCACCACAATAGTAGTAGGGGGGGGGAGATGGTAGAGTTCATGGCATCTCAATCTTATATAGCCTTGGGGGGAGGGGCAAACAGTCACCTAATTGAGCAAGCTCAACAACCCCAAGTTACCTATCCCCAAACATGCATTGACCCTCCAGAAGATGATGACCACCGATCTCAACTAGCGGTTTTGCTCTAAAGAAAACAAAGCTCCTACGCAGATCTCTGAAAAGCTCCCATTTCATGAAACCCAAATCTGCAAAAAACACACCAAGCAAAGCATATATACTCCCAAACCCAAGGCCAAAGAGCAAACAAACACTGGGATGAGACAAAAACAAAGCGATGCCTTTCTCAACCCGTAGACAGAGGAAGCAAACGAGAACCGATGAGGAACTCGGCTAGATCGAGAGATATTAATCCAACCCAGAAGAGAAAAAATTCTCTCTCTACAACGCATAGAGAGAGTTAAAGTTTTTTAATTCCTTCTTCATGTTTTTTTAAATTGTATATAGGTAGATGTGTgtgtatataatttataattaatatctaGGTGGATGTGTGTATATTGTTTTGGCaactatgtgtgtgtgtgtgagagagagagagagagagagagagagagagagagagaggagatcgTCACTGGAGGGAGAAGGGACATTCGGTGGAcaaaggaggagagaaagaaaagcagatggagaaaatgagagagagagggacaATGAAAGAAAAGGGCGCccagaaattaatttttttaaaatatatttaaaattaaggttgaaatttatttttaaaaaatatatatttttaaattatttaattatttttaaaattaaaatttattaaatttaatataaaataataatattaataaaattaaaataatatttttatcaaaatcaGAAACTATACACAATACAAAAATGTGCCTAAGTCTCTCAATAATTCCAACCTCCGTCTCCGATCCCTATATGATCTGTAGGCTGTCCTTACACAATTATTTTGTATATCTCTAGTGTCTTCCCAACGAAACTATACTGTGATGGCCATTACCAAGTAActattattatttttgaattattttaCTAGTATTGTTCCCTACCACAAAACCTTACCTCTTAGCTTTTTCAGAGGTGGCCTCAGATCTCCCTCAATTTTACAATTAGCTTGATATGTCaaatcatctttttctttttttccaaaATTATCCCTCCTGTACTCTACTTTCTGGTTTTAGCCCAGCACTGCCAGGAGCATGTGCATTATTCAGTTATCTGATTCAACTAAATACATAaaacttaattattttaatagaaataaattcaatttaatttgacatttcattaataatcttaaaattttttagttttaattattattattttgattatgtttaatttataacttaactaaataaaataacattatattataataataattctaAAAACCTGTTTACTGCCATTATTAATTCATTTGATAGGTTGTGGGACTACCACTAGCAGCAGACAGCAGTGACAGGCCACCATTTTGAAACAAACTCCAAATGGTTGTAAAATGTAAGTACGAAAAAGGGTAAAAAGGGAAAGTGAGAAGGTCATAAGAAGTATTTAAAGGCCCACCAtgtcatatatatacatataaatataaagcagagggagaaagagagagaagggagaaaaAACCGAGTTAATGGGTGGCGACTGGCGACCTCTGAGCCTGAGTCTGAGCACACCAGAACGTCCCGTCTCAATCACCCTCGTCTCCTAGTGCCGCGAAACCCGGACTGCAATCCTCCTCGCCTCATCCCCTGACTTCCCAGACCCACTCCTAATCATACTTCCCTTCCCTTCTATCCCCTACCCTCCTCCCCATCTTATTTTCTTTGCACCCTAGTAGACTTTTCAGACGCTTTCCTATCCAGTCTGATGCCCATCAGAATGCAAAGAATTTTGTTGGGACTCATCATCACCATCATAAGATAAATCCTTGCCTTGATGGACGGTTAGATGAATAAGCAAAACATGTGTCGTAAATACACGCTAACTCTTTACCGTGTTGATCTCTAGTCACGTCCTCGCAGTTTTGCATCAAAGCAAGAAAAGAACAAACGGAGGGGGAGTGTGGGAGATAGCGAACCCTTAAAAGGTAAAGCAGTGAAAAATCATTTTGCCCAGATTACGAAGTATCGCTCCTTTTCGTTTTTTCGATGACGCTTTCTTTTGCTATTGTGCGCGGGAATTTCGCcctttcttttaaaaaatatatagattCTGAGGACTCGTTGACTGCTAATTCCCCAATTAGACTCTGAACGTATAGATTAGGGTTCATTGGGGACCACATTAATGCTCTACCTAATCGCAAGAGATGACACATGCGTGTCGTTGTCACGCTTCTTCCTGATAATAATGTGAAAATCCGTCATTTCATTCGCTGACTCTCTGCAGGTGGCGTCTCCGTTTCGTGATTATATGGTTGATGAAACTTCGATGGCTATGATGTAGCTGTTATACTATATAAATGACAGGCATGTGTTTTTAAGTAACGGAACGCATTATTATTAGTAGGGAAGGGAGACTGGGATGTTAGACGGTAGACGCCTCCAAAACTGAAAGCAGCATAATGACGGAAGGTGGCGCATTTTAAGCGCTGAAATCGAGCCTACTCTACGCAGCACTAATTTAATACAATTGCTTTTTTCTCTGCTTGTTGCTCTTTTTCCTTCGTTTTCTGTCTCTCTCTAACTTGGCCAGTGgcactggtggtggtggtggttatGTAGGAGTAGGAGGAGGAACAGGAGGAGCTGACGCAATCACATTCCATAGAAGGCGTCACCATCAGGGATTCAATAACCATATTTATATCTCTTTCTCCCTCTCGCATTCGCGTGCACTCTTGTTTCGGCCCCTGTCAGATCTGTGTTTCTCGACATGTTACTGTTGCTTTGTTGCTCTGTTTTTCCCCCCTCTTTAGTATAGTCTAATCTCTCATTTCCACTGTGTCTGTCTCTCTCTAGCGATGGATTTTTCTCTCTCTAGGGTTTAGGCCGTTAAGCTggttttgtttcattttatttttatctcgTGTGTGTTTGTGTGTCGTTCATAGTATCGTGCAGGAGATGCGTCGAAGAAGAACCTTGGTTTTGAGTACTTGATGAAAAATGTAAGCCTTTTTACTTTTCATCATTTTCCATGAGCAGGGTAGTGGTTTTCTTGCTATCGGGCAAATTTTTGTCTGTTTGTTTATTTTCTGTAGTAGAATGCTTGGTTGCGGTGGAAATTTTGGAAAAGCTTGTTTCATTGTCTTGTGATTGTTAAAAATTTCTACGAATCTATGGTTCAAATAGACTAGCACAGCGGCTATATTATATATCAAGTAACAATTTTTCAATACTCCACTATGCTCATTATTTTTTGTTGTTCTTTTCTGGGAATCTGGGTATGTTAGTTATGGCAGCTCTTGCTTTAATAATACATTGATTAATGATTCCATTATGGAAACCCTGTTGTAAAGCAGGTTTCTTCAGCTGATAAGAGTTGATGTATCCAGATATTATTTGCAAATTTAAGTCGGTTCTGATCTCACCTTTAATGTTTGTGATTCGGATCTAACAATGTCAATTATTTTCTTCGTATTAATTTTGCTGATAATATCAAATTTGACAGCCCCATTCCTCGCTTACAAAAAAGGATTGATTTTTGCGTACTATAAACGTTGGAGTTGTACCATAATAAAATCGCTCTGCAATTAGTAACACTTGATCTTAAAATTAACATGCTTTGGCAATCGTACGCCCATTTGCTTATTGGTTATGAGATGCCCCATTAGTGTTAAGAACTCAAGTTTGTTTGAGGTATTATTTTGCTGCAAATCCTATGCAATTTACATTGTCATTGTAATTTCTTGATTGGGTCACATCTATTGGGAGTGGCTAAATGAATTGTTAGTTGTGCATGAATTTAGTATGTTTTAGGTTAATTTCTGAAGCATCGGGCAATACCCTATGCTATTTCACTAAATGTTGTTAATGCAGGCACTAATATTATCTTTTTCTGTATGATATGCTTCGTTGATGCCTAGCAGCTCTAGAATGGGACTTCCCTATTTATTCATTCTCCTGGATTCAGTCCTATagtatttcttcttccttttttgtCATTTACATCAAGTCTATTGTGTAGTTGAGAGCATAATCATTACAACGCTGACGCTGTACCACTGCTTTCAGAACTGACTGAGAAGCACTTACTGTCGTGATGTCATTTTCTTCCTTTGTATCAATCGGTGTTTATTGTTATACCTTTGGTTCTTGGTTAAGTTCACTGTTTTCATATGTTTGGCTTGATATCATTTTCCTTTTCATGTTGAAAATCAAAACATTAGCACCCACTAAGTTGCATAATCTACCGTTGTTTCCAATTGTTTGTTGGTTCCTGATTTTGTGGTGTAATAAGGTAAATCCATCTGGCCGATTCTGTGGTTGTACCAGAGGTGGAAGCATAAAGGTTGAGTATGTTGGATCTGTCATCTTTTCAATGAGCTCATAATTAGGTTATATATATGTATTAGTGCTGTCGTCAAGTACTTCAGTGGTGCTTGTTATGAGTCCAACTTTTGCTAATCTTGCCTCCCTTCCTTTGTTTTGTTGTATTGTATCTTTGCAGTGGAATTCTCAATTCAATAGATTAATTACTTGTATCATTTCTTCGTTAAAATAGACTGATATTTTGACCTGACAATTTTCAGACACATTATGAAGAGTTTAAGGCAATGGGCATTGGCATTTTCACCTGGAAATGAAGGAGAGGCAGCGTTGGAGAGCTGAAGAGGACGCTTTGTTACGTGCATATGTTAAACAATATGGTCCTAGAGAGTGGAACCTTGTGTCACAGCGCATGAACACACCTCTAAACAGGGATGCTAAATCCTGCTTAGAAAGGTGGAAGAACTACCTCAAGCCTGGTATAAAAAAGGGATCTCTTACTGAAGAAGAGCAGCGTCTTGTTGTCCGACTTCAAGCCAAACACGGCAACAAATGGAAGAAAATTGCAGCGGAAGTTCCAGGTCGAACTGCTAAGAGACTAGGAAAGTGGTGGGAAGTGTTCAAAGAGAAGCAGCAGAGAGAGCAGAAGGAAAACAACAGGACAGTGGAGCCAATTGACGAGGGCAAGTACGATAGGATTCTAGAGACATTTGCAGAGAAGCTGGTAAAAGAACGCCCTACTCCAACATTTGTCATGGCCACTTCCAATGGGGGCTTTCTTCATACTGATCCCCCTGCTCCTGCAACAACTCTGCTTCCACCCTGGCTTTCTACTTCCAACTGCGCATCCTCTGGCAGGCCACCCTCCCCTTCTGTAACCCTAAGCCTCTCGCCATCAACAGTTGTAGCTCCTCCTCCAATCCCCTGGCTACAGCCTGAGAGAGGACAGGATAACACTGCTTTTGTTATAGGCAGTTTGCCACCTCATGGATCAGTCCCTGCTTGTGAGAATCTGATGATATCTGAGTTGATGGAATGTTGCAAAGAGTTGGAAGAAGGGCATCGCGCCTTGGCTGCACATAAGAAGGAGGCCGCCTGGAGGCTAAGAAGAGTAGAGTTGCAGCTGGAGTCAGAGAAATCAAGCCGGAGGAGGGAGAAAATGGAAGAGATAGAGTCGAAGATCAAGGCTCTTAGGGAAGAACAGAAGGCTTCTCTCGATAGAATTGAAGCAGAATACAGAGAACAATTAGCTGAATTGAGAAGAGATGCGGAAACGAAGGAGCAGAAGTTGGCTGAGCAATGGGCTGCAAAACATTTGCGTTTTTCCAAGTTTCTTGAACAAATGGTGTGCAGGCCTAGGCTTGCGGAGCCTAATGGCCGATGAAAAGATTTGCTCTATCTGGCCGTATCAGGTATAAGGTCCGGCTTACTGGTTTGTCAACGGAAGGGGCTTTTAGTAAAGATTTCTTTTAGTGGATTGTCtacttatattatttaatttctgcTTAGGGCTTGGTGAATGTAAGATAAACTTAGCTTAACATTCTATATATGACATTCGCTTGctgaaatatataataattttatgccCACTGTCGCATGAAGCTTTCTTGGGCCCGAATTGCAACAGAAAGATAATCCTGTTCATTGTTTGTAGGAATATTTCATGTCTGCTTGCACTCCTTGG
It encodes:
- the LOC110646290 gene encoding transcription factor AS1, with the protein product MKERQRWRAEEDALLRAYVKQYGPREWNLVSQRMNTPLNRDAKSCLERWKNYLKPGIKKGSLTEEEQRLVVRLQAKHGNKWKKIAAEVPGRTAKRLGKWWEVFKEKQQREQKENNRTVEPIDEGKYDRILETFAEKLVKERPTPTFVMATSNGGFLHTDPPAPATTLLPPWLSTSNCASSGRPPSPSVTLSLSPSTVVAPPPIPWLQPERGQDNTAFVIGSLPPHGSVPACENLMISELMECCKELEEGHRALAAHKKEAAWRLRRVELQLESEKSSRRREKMEEIESKIKALREEQKASLDRIEAEYREQLAELRRDAETKEQKLAEQWAAKHLRFSKFLEQMVCRPRLAEPNGR